The genomic interval GGGCGTGAACGAGGAGCTGGCCGCCACCGCGGTGTGGGGCACGCAGCAACTGGGCTTTTCGCCACCGGGCACCAACAAGTTTGATGGCGTGTTCGGCATCTGGTACGGCAAGGGGCCGGGGGTGGACCGCTGCTCGGATGTGTTCAAGCACGCCAACATGGCGGGCACGACCGAGTTTGGCGGCGTGATTGCGGTGGCGGGCGACGACCACATCAGCAAAAGCTCTACCGCCGCGCACCAGAGCGACCATATCTTCAAGGCCTGCGGGTTGCCGGTGTTCTTTCCGGCCAATGTGCAGGAGATTCTGGACCTGGGGCTGCACGCCTTTGCCATGAGCCGCTTCTCGGGTGTCTGGGCGGGCATGAAGACCATCCAGGAAATCGTGGAGTCCAGCGCCACGGTGATGGTGGACCCGGAGCGGGTGGCCATCAAAATCCCCACCGACTTTGTCATGCCGCCCGGCGGCCTGCACATCCGCTGGCCCGATCACGCGCTGGAGCAAGAGGCGCGCCTCATGCACTACAAGTGGTATGCCGCGTTGGCCTACATCCGCGCGAATCGGCTGAACTACAACGCCATCGAGGGGCCGAATGACCGCTTTGGCGTGATCGCCAGTGGCAAGGCCTACAACGACACCCGCCAGGCGCTGCTGGACCTGGGGCTGGACGATGCGACCTGCCGCCGCATCGGCCTGCGCCTGCACAAGGTGGGCGTGGTCTGGCCGCTGGAGGCGCAGCTCACCCGCGAATTCGCCACCGGCCTGCAAGAGATTCTGGTGGTGGAAGAAAAGCGCCAGGTCATCGAATACCAGCTCAAAGAAGAGCTGTACAACTGGCGCGCCGACGTGCGGCCCAATGTGCTGGGCAAGTTCAACGAGCCCGAGGGCGACCTCTCCGGCGGCGAATGGTCCATGGCCAACCCCACAGCCAACACCTTGCTGCGCGCCAATGCCGACCTGTCGCCCGCGCTGGTGGCCCGGGCCATCGCCCAGCGGTTGCACAAGCTGGGCGTGCCCGAGGACGTGGCCGCCCGCATCGACGCGCACATCGCTCTGCTGGATGCCACTGACCGCGCCATGGTGCTGCTGGATGCCAGCCCGGCGCAGGCCCGCCCGCCATGGTTTTGCAGCGGCTGCCCGCACAACACGTCTACCGTGGTGCCGGACGGTTCGCGCGCCATGGGCGGCATTGGCTGCCACTTCATGGCCACCTGGATGGACCGCAGCACGGTGGGCTTTACCCAGATGGGCGGCGAGGGCGTGCCCTGGGTGGGCCAACAGCCATTCACCACCGACCAGCATATTTTTGCCAACCTGGGCGATGGAACCTATTTCCACAGCGGCCTGCTGGCCATCCGCCAGGCCATTGCGGCGGGGGTCAACATCACCTACAAGATTTTGTACAACGATGCGGTGGCCATGACCGGCGGGCAGCAGATCGGCGAACGTCCCGAAGGGCACTCGGTGGTGCAGATAGCCCAATCGGTACGGGCGGAAGGCGCTATCAAAACCGTAGTAGTAACAGACGAGCCTGAGAAGTATGTGGGCGTGGCCCTGGCGGACGGCGTGGAGGTCAAACACCGCGACCTGCTGGACGACGTCCAGCGCGAGTTTCGGGCCATCAAGGGCACCACCATCATCATCTACGACCAGACCTGCGCCACCGAAAAGCGCCGCCGCCGCAAGCGCGGCACGGCGGTGGACCCGGCCACGCGGGTGGTGATCAACCCGCTGGTCTGCGAAGGCTGCGGCGACTGCGGCGAGCAAAGCAACTGCCTGAGTGTGGAACCGTTGGAAACGCCTTTTGGTCGCAAGCGCCAGATCAACCAGTCCAGCTGCAACAAGGACATGTCCTGTGTCAAAGGCTTCTGCCCCAGCTTCGTGACCGTGCAGGGCGGGCAGTTGCGCAAGAAAAAGCCCGCGCAAGCCCTGTCCCCCTTCACCGGCAGCCCGTTGCCCGAACCCACGCTGCCCCGCACCGCCGGTGTCTGGGGCATTGTGGTGGCAGGCGTGGGTGGCACCGGGGTGATCACCCTGGGCCAGCTGCTGGGCGTGGCCGCGCACCTGGAGGGCCGGGGCATCGTCACGCAAGACGCGGCAGGCCTGGCGCAAAAGGGCGGGGCCACCTGGAGCCACGTGCTGCTGGCCGACACGCAGGAGGCTATCCGCACCACCCGGGTGGGCGCGGGCGCGGCAGATTTGATTCTGGGCTGCGACCCGGTCGTCGCGGCGGGCAAGGAAACCCTGGTGCGCATGCGCCCGGGCCGCACCCACGTGGCGCTGAACACCCACACCGCGCCCACGGCGGCCTTTGTGCACAACGCCGATTGGAAGAACCCCGGCGATGCCTGCATGGCCGAGATCGTGCGCGCCACAGGGCAGGATGGCATTGCCAGCTTCGATGCCGATGCGGCCGCCAACCGCCTGATGGGCGACAGCCTGTACGCCAACCCCATGCTGCTGGGCTACGCCTGGCAAAAAGGCTGGGTGCCGCTGCGGCTGGACTCGCTGCTGCGCGCCATCGAGCTCAACAACATGGCGGTAGAGGCCAACAAGACCGCCTTCGCCTGGGGCCGCCGCGCCGCCGTCGATCCGGCCAGCGTGGCCACCCCGCCGCAGGCCATCCAGTGGCATGCCCGTGAGTCGCTCGATGCCATGCTACAGCGCCGCGTGGCGTTTTTAACCGGCTACCAGAACGCCGCTTACGCCGCCACCTACAGCGCCTTTGTGGCCCGGGTGCGCCAGGCGGAGCAACCCCTGGATGCCCACTTGCCACTCACCGAGGCCGTGGCCCGCTACCTGTTCAAGCTGATGGCCTACAAAGACGAGTACGAGGTGGCGCGGCTCCAGACCGACCCCGCGTTTCTGGCCGACATCCAGGCCCAGTTCGAGGGCGACTACCAGCTGCACTACCACTTGGCGCCGCCGCTGCTGGCGAAAAAAAACGCCCAGGGCGAGCTGCAAAAGCAAAAGTTTGGTCCCGGCGTGCGCTGGGCCTTCCAGCTGCTGGCAGGTCTGAAGGGCCTGCGTGGCACGCCGTTCGACCCGTTTGGCTACCAGGCCGAGCGGCGCACCGAGCGGGCGCTGGTGGCCGAGTACCAGGACAGCATCCGCGCTGTGCTGCCCCGACTGACGGCGGTCAACCACGCGGCCGCCATCGCCATCGCCCGCATTCCGGAGCAAATCCGCGGCTACGGCCATGTGAAGGCGCGGCACCTGGCCGCGGCGCGGCTGCAGTGGGCGGACGCCTTGGCGGCTTTTGAGTTAGGCACGAAATAGGCCTCCAGCGCTTATTCCATCAGCACAAAAAGCTATTCAAAATATAGCAACCCTGCGGGGCCCGGCCTATGGTGAGCCCCCATATCGGGCAGCGAACACGGCGGCATACAATTGGTTCTACCCCCGCCCAGCCGCATGGCACCTGATGTGCTGTGTCTGCGGGTTTATTTTTGCCATTTGTCGTTGGAGCCTTCTGTGTTTATTTCTTCTGCTTTTGCCCAAACCGCCCCTGCCGCCCCCGCTGCCGGTGGCGACCTGATGTCCTCCCTCACCGGCATGCTGCCCCTGGTGCTGATGTTCGTGGTGCTGTACTTCGTGATGATCCGCCCCCAGATGAAGAAGCAAAAAGAGCACCGCACCATGCTGGAAGCGCTGGCCAAGGGCGATGAAGTCGCCACCGCAGGCGGCCTGATCGGCAAGGTCACCAAGATCGGCGACGGCTTTCTGAGCCTGGAAATCGCCAGTGGCGTGGAAGTGCAACTGCAACGCAGCGCCGTCGTCCAGGTCATGCCTAAAGGTACTGTCAAGTAATTCCAGACCGTCAAGTAACTAGAAAGTATTAAGCGCGACCATGAATCGATACCCGGTATGGAAGTACGTGATCCTCCTGGTCGCGCTACTGGTGGGGGCCATTTACACCCTGCCCAATTTCTTTGGTGAAGCCCCGGCGGTGCAGGTCTCGGCCGCCCGCGCGTCGGTCAAGATCGACGCCACCACCCTGGCCAAAGTACAAGAGGCGCTGAAATCCGCCAGCCTCAGCCCCGACCTGATCGGTGTGGAAGGCGCTTCGGTCAAGGCCCGTTTTGGCAACACCGACGACCAGCTCAAGGCCAAGGACGTGGTGCAAAAAGCCCTGGTGCCCGATGCCAACGATGCCAGCTACGTGGTGGCGCTGAACCTGCTGTCGCGCTCGCCCTCCTGGCTGACCGCCTTGCACGCCTTCCCCATGTATTTGGGGCTGGACCTGCGCGGTGGTGTGCACTTCATGCTGCAGGTGGACATGCAGGCCGCGCTGACCAAAAAAGCCGAGTCCCTGGCCGGTGACCTGCGCACCAGCCTGCGCGACAAGAACGTGCGCCACAGCGGCATCGCCCGCAACGGCCAGACCATCGAGTTGCGCTTGCGCGACAGCGACACCCTGGCCGCGGCCAAGGCCGTGGTGCAAGACCAGTTCCCCGACCTCATCACCACCGACGCGCCCGACGGTACCGAGTACAAGCTGACCGCCAGCATCCGCCCCGAAGCCGCCCGCCGCGTGCAAGACCAGGCGCTGAAGCAAAACATCACCACCCTGCACAACCGGATCAACGAACTCGGCGTGTCCGAGCCGGTGATCCAGCAGCAGGGCCTGGACCGCATCGTGGTGCAACTGCCCGGCGTGCAGGACACCGCCAAGGCCAAGGACATCCTGGGCCGCACCGCCACGCTGGAAGTGCGCCTGGTGGACGAAAGCACCGAAGCCGGTGCCGCCGCCGCGGGCGCGGGTGCCGTGCCGTTTGGCGACGAACGCTACCTGGAACGCAGCGGCCAGCCCGTGATCGTGAAAAAGCAGGTGGTGCTGACCGGTGAAAACCTCACCGATGCCCAGCCCGGCTTCGACAGCCAGACCCAGGAGCCCACCGTCAACCTGACGCTGGATGCCAAGGGCTCGCGCATCTTCAAAGACATCACGCGCGAAAACATCGGCAAGCGCATGGCCATCATCCTGTTTGAAAAAGGCAAGGGCGAAGTCGTGACCGCACCGGTGATCCGCTCTGAAATCGCCGGGGGCCGGGTGCAGATCTCGGGCCGCATGACCACGCAAGAAGCCAACGACACCTCGCTGCTGCTGCGCGCCGGTTCGCTGGCCGCGCCGATGGAAATCATCGAAGAACGCACCATCGGCCCCAGCCTGGGTGCCGAGAACATCTCCAAGGGCTTCCACAGCGTGCTGTGGGGCTTCCTGGCCGTGGCGGCTTTCATGTGCTGCTACTACATGCTGTTTGGCGTGTTCTCCAGCATCGCGCTGGCGTTCAATCTGCTGCTGCTGGTGGCGGTGCTGTCCATGCTGCAGGCCACCTTGACCTTGCCCGGTATGGCCGCCATGGCCCTGGTGCTGGGTATGGCGATCGACTCCAACGTGCTGATCAACGAGCGGGTGCGTGAAGAGCTGCGCGCCGGGGCTTCGCCGCAGGCCGCCATCCACGCCGGTTTCGACCGCGCCTGGGCCACGATTCTGGACTCCAACATCACCAGCGCCATCGTCGGCATCGCTTTGTTGGCTTTTGGCTCGGGTCCTGTCCGCGGATTTGCCGTGGTGCACGTTCTGGGTATTGCCACCAGTATTTTTTCCAGCGTGTTCTTCTCGCGCGGCCTGGTCAACCTCTGGTATGGCCGCACCAAGAAGCTCAAATCCGTGTCCATCGGCACCGTGTGGCGGCCCGAGGCCGCTGTTGAAACCAAAGCCAAGTAAGGACGCGCCAGCATGGAGTTTTTCAAGATCCACCGCGACATTCCGTTCATGCGGAATGCGTTGGTTTTCAACATTGTTTCGTTTGTTACCTTTTTGGCTGCGGTGTTCTTTTTGTTCTCGCGCGGCCTGCATTTGTCGGTGGAATTCACCGGCGGCACCCTGATGGAGGTGAGCTATTCCCAGCCCGCCGACCTGAACCGCGTGCGCACCGTGGTGGCCGGCCTGGGCCTGCAAGACGTGCAGGTGCAGAACTTCGGCACCTCGCAAGACGTGCTGATCCGCATGCCGGTGCAAAAGGGTGTCACGTCCGCCCAGCAGAGCGACCAGGTGCTGGCCGCACTCAAAACCGCCGATGCGTCGGTGCAGCTCAAACGCACCGAGTTCGTGGGCCCGCAGGTGGGCGACGAGCTGGCGGTGGATGGCCTGAAGGCCCTGGCCTTTGTGGTGGCGGGCATCATGCTGTACCTGGCCATCCGCTTCGAATGGAAGTTTGCGGTGGCGGCCATCATCGCCAACCTGCACGATGTGGTCATCATCCTGGGCTTTTTTGCCTTCTTCCAGTGGGAATTTTCGCTGCCGGTGCTGGCGGCGGTGCTGGCGGTGCTGGGTTATTCGGTGAACGAATCGGTGGTGATCTTTGACCGGATCCGTGAGAACTTTCGCCGCTATCGCAAAATGAACCCGATGCAGGTGATCGACAACGCCATCACCTCGACCATCAGCCGCACTATCATTACGCATGGCTCCACCCAGATCATGGTTTTGTCGATGCTGGTATTTGGTGGCCCGACCTTGCATTACTTTGCGCTGGCCCTCACTATCGGTATCTGCTTCGGCATTTATTCTTCGGTGTTTGTGGCGGCTGCCATTGCCATGTGGTTGGGCATCCAACGCGAAGATCTGGTCAAAGCTTCCAACAACAAGAAAGACGAAGACCCCAACGACCCCAACGCAGGCGCAACCGTGTGACCTGCGCCTGAAATATGGCATCTAACGCCCCTATCCATCCTGGCCAGCAACTCGCCCGCACCGCGCGCGAGAGCCTGGTCACGGAGGTAGGGCAGGCGTTGGGAGATGTCAGCCGGGCGGTTGCCGGGCGCTTGACGGTGTTGCTCGAAGAAGCCCACAGCACCCGCGAAATGCACGAGCGCCAGGATGCCTGGACCGCCTTCCAGCGCCAAAGCCGCGCCTGGGAGCAGGGCACCGCAGCAGCTTGGCGCCGCGCCTTGCACCCCAGCACCCATGGCGGTGCGGTGCGCGACGCGGGCATGCAGTTCGAGCTGATGGGCGACGAGGTTGTCGAAAACAAGATTCTGGCTTCGCGCCTGGCTGTCGCCATCCTGGACAAGCTGGGCGAGGCCTATGGCAACCTGTGCGCCCGTATCCAGTTGCTAGAGTCCACCAGCGAGCTGGCCAGCCACGATCCGGTCCGCCCCGAGGTCCTGATGCTGGCCCTGGTCGAGCAGTGGACGGCGGTGGGCCTGGCGCGCAACATTTTGCCGCTGGTCAGCGATGCCTTGCAGCGCGAGCTGTCCGAGCATTTCGTGCATGCCTTCGAGACCTGCAACGAGCTGCTGCTGTCGCGCGGCGTGATCCCCACGGTCGATTTGCGTTCCCGCGTGAAGCGCAGCGACTCGGCGGGTGCCGCTACCGCGATGCCGCGTACTGCGCAAGACGCTACCACGCGGCCTGGCGGCATTGAAACGGACTGGAACGCGACCCGCTTTGAACCCTCCAACCTGTCGAACGGTCGTCCGAGCTCAGCTGGTGGTGGTGGTGGTGGCGGTAACTACAGCGGTGGTGGCGGTTTCAGCGGCGCTGGCGGCACGCAGGGCCAAGGGCATGGCGGCGGCAGCAGCACGCCCGCTGCGATCGGACCACGCCATGCGGCCGATGAAACCCGCATGATGACCGCGGTGTCGCCCCTGGCCCGGGCCCGGCGGCGCGCCCAAGGGGTCATGGGCCACCTCAAGCGCATGCTGAACGACCACGTCAGCGATTTTGACCGTACCGAGCAGCACCCGGTCTCGCCCGTCCTGGCGCAGGCGATTGCCCGCAAGCGCGATGGCGGCGACACCGACCCCATGTCCGACGGCATGGACGTACGTACCGACCGCTATGAATACGGCGTGGCCGATGTGTCCCGTGCCGCATCCGTGCTGCGCGAGCGCTCCAACGTCCTCAAGCAAAAGGCGTCCACGCAGGCGGAAAAAGCCACTATCGAGGTGGTCGCGCTGATGTTCCAGAGCATCCTGGCCGAAGAGCGCATTCCGCCATCGGTGCGGGTGTGGTTTGCCCGGCTGCAGTTGCCGGTGCTGCGCGTGGCCCTGGCCGAACCCGAATTTTTCAGCACCGTGGACCACCCGGCGCGCCAGCTGATCGACCGCATGGGCTCCTGCGTCATGGGCTTTGATGCCCGGGCCATCAACGGCAGCGCTCTGGAGACCGAGATCCGCCGCGTGGTGCAGGTTATCGAGCAGTACCCGGAAACCGGGCGGCGCGTGTTCCAGCTGGTGTTTGACGAGTTTGTGGTGTTTTTGTCGAAATTCCTGACCGAAAAAGGCAGCACCCAGCGCCTGGTCAGCCTGGCGCAACAGGTCGAGCAAAAGGAAACCCTGGCCATCCAGTACACCATCGAACTGCGCAACATGCTCAAGGACATGCCGGTGCGCGAGGAGATCCGCGCCTTCCTGTTCAAGGTCTGGGCCGAGGTGCTGGCCATGGCGGCGGTGCGCAACGGCGCGCAGCACGTGGACACCATCGCCCTGAAAAAAGCCGCCTCCGAGCTGGTCTGGTCGGCCAGTGCCAAGCCGAACCGGGCGGACCGGGCCAAGGTCATCCAGAGCCTGCCGACCCTGCTGCAGCGCCTGCGCCAGGGCATGGGCCTGCTGGGGCTGGACACGCCGGCCCAAGAGATCCACATCAAGACCATCAGTGACACGCTGGCCGATGCCTTCATGTCCAAGACCGAGGCCATCCCCCAGGCGCGCATCGACTCCATGGCCGCGCACCTGGCCAACCTGGAAGATTTCTTCAGCGACGAAGCCACCGGCGATTTGCCGCTGGACCCGGAAAGCATCGAGATGATGCTGGGTATGGATGCGTCCACCATCGACGTGATCGCCGATGGCGGCTCCAAGCCCTCTGATGCGATGCTGG from Comamonadaceae bacterium OS-1 carries:
- the yajC gene encoding sec translocon accessory complex subunit YajC is translated as MFISSAFAQTAPAAPAAGGDLMSSLTGMLPLVLMFVVLYFVMIRPQMKKQKEHRTMLEALAKGDEVATAGGLIGKVTKIGDGFLSLEIASGVEVQLQRSAVVQVMPKGTVK
- the secD gene encoding protein translocase subunit SecD — its product is MNRYPVWKYVILLVALLVGAIYTLPNFFGEAPAVQVSAARASVKIDATTLAKVQEALKSASLSPDLIGVEGASVKARFGNTDDQLKAKDVVQKALVPDANDASYVVALNLLSRSPSWLTALHAFPMYLGLDLRGGVHFMLQVDMQAALTKKAESLAGDLRTSLRDKNVRHSGIARNGQTIELRLRDSDTLAAAKAVVQDQFPDLITTDAPDGTEYKLTASIRPEAARRVQDQALKQNITTLHNRINELGVSEPVIQQQGLDRIVVQLPGVQDTAKAKDILGRTATLEVRLVDESTEAGAAAAGAGAVPFGDERYLERSGQPVIVKKQVVLTGENLTDAQPGFDSQTQEPTVNLTLDAKGSRIFKDITRENIGKRMAIILFEKGKGEVVTAPVIRSEIAGGRVQISGRMTTQEANDTSLLLRAGSLAAPMEIIEERTIGPSLGAENISKGFHSVLWGFLAVAAFMCCYYMLFGVFSSIALAFNLLLLVAVLSMLQATLTLPGMAAMALVLGMAIDSNVLINERVREELRAGASPQAAIHAGFDRAWATILDSNITSAIVGIALLAFGSGPVRGFAVVHVLGIATSIFSSVFFSRGLVNLWYGRTKKLKSVSIGTVWRPEAAVETKAK
- the secF gene encoding protein translocase subunit SecF, translating into MEFFKIHRDIPFMRNALVFNIVSFVTFLAAVFFLFSRGLHLSVEFTGGTLMEVSYSQPADLNRVRTVVAGLGLQDVQVQNFGTSQDVLIRMPVQKGVTSAQQSDQVLAALKTADASVQLKRTEFVGPQVGDELAVDGLKALAFVVAGIMLYLAIRFEWKFAVAAIIANLHDVVIILGFFAFFQWEFSLPVLAAVLAVLGYSVNESVVIFDRIRENFRRYRKMNPMQVIDNAITSTISRTIITHGSTQIMVLSMLVFGGPTLHYFALALTIGICFGIYSSVFVAAAIAMWLGIQREDLVKASNNKKDEDPNDPNAGATV